Proteins from one Malaya genurostris strain Urasoe2022 chromosome 2, Malgen_1.1, whole genome shotgun sequence genomic window:
- the LOC131433055 gene encoding protein TANC2 isoform X4: MNKMFRRKHENNNGIRMGTRTYSNGNSITNHRFDLAAIRKILENETGGALCPSCQMPFDKGKKRKLIDTCGHERCYSCMFRNEICPICHKTAQQDIDHDIISRHGGYLSRNMHGYDTGIDSTTTLLSPLGSPRPICRSQAKLGGHLSPTYQTPNDLMSSDVYKLKERPPRCPSGNSKSEPHYASISNTSFGVGMKTSQRSGLNSSSEISSSACATPPQNRRRLFSPKNLRSPFGYRKNNATTDNSTLSGLASLLNPATYHRAAAAGTNMTASSTSETATAAAMVNKRQRNANDSHKFHRLSLGTASMVFGKIKSLWSAQTSTANSGLNQLADDEGGNVKPMLLNSKSKTSQDELQVRLGFFLENNPRRNMRVPNQSCSSLTSTNTSPVSTLTGSSEADVSRTLQLQEPNHYNNGCDSIGSMMSVSISEQSNASSSPLSRRHSVTTSQNGVNMDDLTLFKTRKTTVRRSARSGHIKGPIDPKIRFAQYRPQQQLTLKPLFFEVPTQEPDPLFVGRHWLVRELANAVQATDSPGILLSGNLGTGKTALLLQLVEYSCFGRRKEMPIQENDGIYCQINVAHDRLRSLASHVVAYHFCQADNNSTCLIPDFIHSLAAQLCQAPQLSAYHEFLLGEQSLQNVLSVKECIADPERAMIMGILEPLSALRRVGKIAPKNCVILIDALCEAEYHRPDHGDTIASFLQKMTEHFPTWLKVIATIRTQMLEFTKGLAYTKMSLDNWNTNESLQKDILEYITFRINQSSSIQHNIAGGKEIINTSLHFKFAQYLLTLTKGSFLYAKLTLDLIERGSLVIKSSSFKVLPVSLAQIFLLNFNLRFPTATAYDRISSILSVCLSALYPLTLTEIFYSVNALIVEGEGGEHIDRDEFLCRFKTLTGFLIKRIDNTYMFFHPSFREWLIRRDDGESSKFLCDLRNGHAGIALRFSRLQAPLDPEQALELGHHILKAHLYRSAPQHQSPRDLQAYWVASVTSCVSSALCTLRNVYNPNIKVSRLLLLAGASPDHVTSFLGNAPILCIAAHEGIVPMVSLLLEFGANVEKTNSQGCTPLILASAKGHCDVVRQLVAAGSALGQTDTSQRCALVHAAVTGKLKVVKYLVACDWNVRSDSNDVTLEQAAQQALIAAAGHGNTEIVEDFLDMGEVHVNRLDIITGETALTTACANGHTETVTILLSRGATTDIKNRKDQSPLLISVKEGHWAIVERLLQNQTDTEQKDSNGKTALMVAAEEGHVGIIELLLNRGAVMGTQDKDGLTALSWACLRGKQQAAKCLLERNADKQHADGTGRTPLDLAAYQGSAALVQMLLDHGAQIEHVDINGMRPLDRAIACRNVQVVQVFLKRGAKLGPATWAMANGKSEIMLILLNKLLEDGNTLYRKNRLQEAAHRYLYALKKIPSTTIVSNNGNIPETIYTADANNNSANNATFQQLKFNFLLNLSRCKRKMNDAADAIELAAQAIEIKPNAYDGYYARSKALMECGNYVEALRDAGVAITKSHSASLEIRETLTRLHSDLKKRHTYTVNGANNSMLTNGIGIVDGTGSSTRSSSVHSSRSIAESMDIITDL; this comes from the exons ACTCCAAATGATCTCATGTCATCGGATGTATACAAATTGAAAGAACGACCGCCACGATGTCCTTCCGGTAACAGCAAATCGGAGCCCCATTACGCTAGCATATCCAATACCTCTTTTGGAGTTGGAATGAAAACCTCGCAGCGAAGTGGACTTAATAGCAGTAGTGAAATTTCCTCCAGTGCATGTGCAACACCTCCGCAAAACCGGAGACGTTTGTTCAGTCCGAAGAACCTGCGAAGTCCGTTCGGTTATCGTAAAAATAATGCTACAACCGACAACTCAACGCTCTCCG GCTTAGCGTCTTTGCTGAATCCAGCAACCTACCACCGAGCAGCGGCCGCAGGAACCAACATGACCGCGTCGTCCACCAGtgaaacagcaacagcagccgcCATGGTCAACAAAAGGCAACGGAACGCTAATGATAGCCATAAATTTCATCGTCTAAGTTTAGGTACAGCGTCGATGGTTTTCGGTAAAATCAAATCCCTGTGGTCAGCGCAAACGTCGACGGCCAACTCCGGACTGAATCAATTAGCAG atGATGAAGGTGGAAACGTGAAACCTATGTTGCTCAACTCAAAATCGAAGACATCTCAAGACGAGCTGCAGGTTCGACTTGGATTCTTCCTGGAGAATAACCCACGCCGCAATATGCGCGTACCAAATCAATCCTGCAGCTCGCTCACCTCCACCAACACGAGTCCGGTATCAACGCTGACAGGATCGTCCGAGGCCGACGTCTCCCGAACGTTGCAGTTGCAAGAACCTAACCACTATAATAACGGCTGTGATTCCATCGGATCCATGATGTCAGTTTCTATATCGGAGCAAAGTAATGCCTCATCAAGTCCACTAAGTAGACGACATTCGGTTACCA cATCTCAAAACGGTGTAAACATGGATGATCTAACCCTGTTCAAAACCCGAAAAACGACAGTACGGAGATCTGCAAGATCCGGACACATCAAGGGCCCAATAGATCCTAAAATTCGCTTCGCGCAATATCGTCCACAGCAACAACTGACATtaaaaccgcttttcttcgaagtgcctacTCAAGAACCCGATCCGTTATTTGTCGGTCGTCATTGGCTAGTACGGGAGCTGGCCAACGCGGTTCAAGCTACTGATTCACCAGGAATCTTGTTAAGTGGTAACCTCGGAACAGGCAAAACGGCACTCCTTTTACAGCTCGTAGAGTACTCCTGTTTCGGTAGACGGAAAGAGATGCCAATCCAAGAAAATGATGGAATATATTGCCAAATCAATGTTGCACACGACCGATTACGTAGTTTGGCCTCACACGTAGTCGCTTATCACTTTTGTCAAGCGGACAATAATTCGACTTGCCTTATACCAGATTTCATCCATTCTTTGGCAGCTCAGCTTTGTCAAGCACCTCAGCTTTCTGCCTATCACGAGTTTTTGCTTGGAGAACAATCTCTGCAGAATGTGTTGAGTGTTAAGGAATGTATCGCTGATCCCGAGCGAGCTATGATCATGGGTATACTAGAGCCCCTTTCTGCATTGCGCAGAGTAGGAAAAATAGCACCTAAAAATTGTGTGATCTTGATTGACGCCTTATGTGAAGCGGAGTACCATCGACCGGATCATGGTGACACCATAGCTTCTTTCTTGCAAAAAATGACAGAACATTTTCCTACGTGGCTCAAAGTGATTGCTACCATTCGAACCCAAATGCTTGAGTTTACCAAAGGTTTAGCCTACACAAAGATGAGCCTCGATAATTGGAATACTAACGAGAGTTTACAAAAGGATATCCTCGAGTACATCACATTCCGAATAAATCAGAGTTCCAGTATTCAACACAATATTGCTGGTGGAAAAGAGATCATCAATACAAGCCTACATTTTAAATTCGCTCAGTACTTGCTCACACTGACAAAAGGTTCCTTCCTCTATGCCAAGCTAACGCTGGATCTAATCGAGCGTGGCAGCTTGGTGATCAAATCGAGCAGCTTCAAGGTGCTCCCAGTTTCACTGGCACAAATTTTTCTACTTAATTTCAACTTACGCTTTCCGACCGCGACTGCTTACGATAGGATCTCTAGTATACTGAGCGTTTGTCTATCGGCTCTCTATCCATTAACACTAACTGAAATTTTCTACTCCGTCAATGCTCTGATCGTGGAAGGCGAAGGTGGTGAACATATTGATAGAGATGAATTTCTGTGCAGATTCAAGACTCTCACCGGATTTCTAATCAAGCGCATCGATAATACGTACATGTTCTTCCATCCATCCTTCAGGGAGTGGTTAATTAGACGAGATGACGGAGAAAGTTCAAAGTTTCTTTGTGATCTCAGAAATGGACATGCCGGAATCGCGTTACGATTTTCACGACTGCAAGCTCCACTCGATCCTGAACAGGCACTCGAGCTTGGACATCATATTCTAAAAGCTCACCTTTACCGTTCCGCGCCACAGCACCAATCGCCAAGGGATCTGCAAGCATATTGGGTAGCATCAGTGACGTCCTGTGTATCGTCCGCACTTTGTACATTGAGAAACGTTTATAACCCTAATATAAAGGTATCAAGGTTGCTACTACTTGCTGGAGCGTCACCAGATCAtgtaacaagttttcttggaaatGCACCGATACTTTGTATAGCTGCACATGAAGGAATCGTTCCAATGGTGAGTCTGCTTTTGGAATTCGGAGCAAATGTCGAAAAAACGAACAGTCAAGGCTGTACTCCTCTTATTCTGGCATCCGCAAAAGGGCATTGCGACGTTGTTCGACAATTAGTTGCTGCTGGTAGTGCTCTAggacaaaccgacacatctcaACGCTGTGCTCTAGTACATGCCGCTGTAACCGGAAAACTGAAAGTAGTGAAGTATCTGGTAGCGTGCGATTGGAATGTTAGATCTGATAGCAACGACGTTACTCTGGAACAAGCAGCCCAACAAGCACTAATAGCAGCTGCCGGACATGGCAATACCGAAATTGTCGAAGACTTTCTAGATATGGGTGAGGTACATGTGAATCGATTGGACATTATTACCGGAGAAACTGCCCTCACCACGGCATGTGCGAATGGACATACCGAAACCGTGACAATTCTTCTTAGTCGGGGAGCAACAACTGATATAAAGAATAGGAAAGATCAATCCCCTTTGCTTATATCTGTCAAAGAAGGGCATTGGGCAATCGTTGAGCGATTACTTCAGAACCAGACTGACACTGAACAGAAGGATAGCAATGGCAAAACGGCACTTATGGTTGCAGCGGAAGAGGGTCATGTTGGAATCATAGAATTGTTACTTAACAGAG GAGCTGTAATGGGTACGCAGGATAAAGATGGTTTGACTGCACTCAGTTGGGCCTGCCTTCGAGGTAAACAGCAAGCGGCCAAATGTCTGTTGGAACGAAATGCAGACAAACAACATGCTGATGGTACGGGTCGAACGCCGCTAGATTTGGCAGCTTACCAAGGATCAGCTGCGTTGGTGCAAATGTTACTGGATCATGGCGCACAGATCGAACACGTTGACATCAACGGAATGCGACCTTTAGACCGTGCCATAGCATGCCGGAACGTTCAGGTGGTGCAAGTCTTTTTGAAACGCGGAGCTAAACTTGGCCCCGCAACCTGGGCGATGGCTAATGGCAAATCCGAAATAAT gctcatactattgaataaattacTGGAAGACGGAAATACACTGTATCGTAAAAATCGTCTACAAGAAGCCGCCCATCGTTATCTATACGCACTGAAGAAGATACCTTCGACTACCATCGTGTCCAATAACGGTAATATCCCGGAAACGATTTACACTGCCGATGCCAACAACAACTCTGCTAACAACGCAACGTTCCAGCAGCtaaagttcaattttttactCAACCTTTCGCGGTGTAAGAGAAAAATGAAC GATGCAGCAGATGCTATTGAACTAGCGGCTCAAGCTATTGAAATCAAACCAAATGCTTATGATGGGTACTACGCTCGATCCAAAGCGCTGATGGAATGCGGAAATTACGTCGAAGCACTCAGGGATGCGGGTGTTGCGATAACCAAATCGCATTCAGCTTCACTTGAAATACGTGAAACGCTAACACGTTTGCACAGTGATCTAAAGAAGCGCCATACGTATACTGTCAACGGAGCCAACAATTCAATGCTAACAAATGGTATTGGAATAGTAGATGGAACTGGTAGCAGTACGAGATCTAGTTCAGTTCACAGTAGCCGTTCAATAGCCGAGTCCATGGATATAATCACAGACTTGTGA